The proteins below come from a single Clostridiaceae bacterium genomic window:
- a CDS encoding DUF4432 family protein — protein sequence MIKKDLLKYTGNINQYAGITTFIYNDGKGKGIEAYRVKTGTTLDFTVLKDRSFDIFEASYKGINLMYMTRNGLVNPYYYYPVEDGFGATMTGGLLFTCGLKNVGGGVRDINGYYHFTHGRNHVMPSVNSYAKALWEGDNYKFELGGYVPDTLFGGSSLVLFRNIISAMDSKEIVINDSVENQNSCEEEFMLLYHFNFGYPFIDEDAEIIINSPAKVKPFDDFSKEQLKNRLKFAPPNDHFPDCNYLHDIESDENGFVTVKIENKKHGFGVYIKFKKDTLPYCNIWKSVATGRYTLSVQPSNCQLLNRVKERENGTLKKISSFDQVKHKVILGIYDLE from the coding sequence ATGATTAAAAAAGATTTACTTAAATATACTGGTAATATAAATCAATATGCTGGCATAACAACTTTTATTTACAATGATGGGAAAGGTAAAGGAATAGAAGCTTACAGGGTTAAGACGGGTACTACTTTAGATTTTACAGTACTTAAAGATAGGTCTTTTGATATCTTTGAAGCTAGTTACAAAGGTATTAACTTAATGTATATGACTCGAAACGGCTTAGTAAATCCTTATTATTATTATCCAGTAGAAGATGGTTTTGGAGCTACAATGACAGGCGGTTTGCTTTTCACCTGTGGACTAAAAAATGTAGGTGGAGGCGTCCGCGATATAAATGGTTATTATCATTTCACTCATGGTCGAAATCATGTAATGCCATCTGTAAACTCTTATGCAAAAGCTTTATGGGAAGGAGATAACTATAAATTTGAATTAGGTGGATATGTTCCCGACACTTTATTTGGTGGCAGCAGTCTGGTTCTTTTTAGAAATATTATATCTGCTATGGATTCAAAAGAGATAGTTATAAATGATAGTGTAGAAAACCAAAACTCATGTGAAGAAGAATTTATGTTATTGTATCACTTCAATTTCGGATATCCATTCATAGATGAAGATGCAGAGATAATAATTAATAGTCCTGCTAAAGTAAAACCATTTGATGATTTTTCAAAAGAACAACTAAAAAATAGGCTAAAGTTTGCACCTCCAAACGATCATTTTCCTGATTGTAACTATTTACACGATATAGAATCAGATGAAAATGGTTTTGTAACAGTAAAAATAGAAAATAAAAAACATGGTTTCGGTGTTTACATAAAGTTTAAAAAAGATACTCTTCCCTACTGTAACATTTGGAAATCAGTAGCTACTGGTCGCTATACTCTTTCTGTTCAACCTTCAAACTGTCAGTTGCTCAATCGTGTAAAAGAGCGTGAAAATGGTACGTTAAAGAAAATATCAAGTTTTGATCAAGTTAAACATAAAGTCATCCTAGGAATATATGATTTAGAGTAG